In Catenulispora sp. MAP5-51, a genomic segment contains:
- a CDS encoding biotin carboxylase N-terminal domain-containing protein: MADFTTGPLTSVLVANRGEIARRVFATCRRLGYGTVAVFSDADAEAPHTREADVAVRLPGAASAETYLRSDLIVAAALAAGADAVHPGYGFLSEKEDFAQAVVDAGLRWLGPPPSAIAAMGSKVAAKKMMAAAGVPVLRELGAEDVTEADLPVLIKASAGGGGRGMRVVRTLAELPGKWQAAQAEASSAFGDGTVFCEQYIETGRHIEVQILADAHGTVWAAGERECSIQRRHQKVVEEAPSPFVQAHPELREKLFAAARDAAAVIGYVGAGTVEFLVAPDGSFAFLEMNTRLQVEHPVTELTTGLDLVAWQLRIAAGEALPESGDSGESGEPGTRGSAIEVRLYAEDPAKDWQPASGTLHTFGVPGVGCEFELPAGRDEPFLRLDSGVESGSVVGVYYDPMLAKVIAWAPRREEAARLLASALAGARIHGVVTNRDLLVNVLRHPAFLAGDTDTAFFATHGLDALAAPLASPETERISALAGALAVAAANRAGATVLGALPSGWRNVPSQYQRRVLTVGSSEYEVRYRFGRNGLLAEGYDGVAVVSATPSEVVLDIKGLRRTFRIGRHHRTVVVDSALGSVTFTVVPTFTDPADAVAAGSLLAPMPGSVVRLGSAGVGDAVEAGQPILWLEAMKMEHQVSAPVAGVLSALPVSVGTQVDVGTVLAVVEPVVETVAEGGAA, from the coding sequence ATGGCTGACTTCACGACGGGACCGCTGACCTCCGTCCTGGTCGCGAACCGCGGCGAGATCGCGCGGCGGGTGTTCGCGACGTGCCGCCGCCTCGGGTACGGCACCGTCGCGGTGTTCTCCGACGCCGACGCCGAGGCGCCGCACACACGCGAGGCCGACGTCGCGGTCCGGCTGCCCGGCGCCGCCTCCGCCGAGACATATCTGCGCTCTGATCTGATCGTCGCCGCGGCGCTGGCCGCCGGGGCCGACGCGGTCCATCCCGGCTACGGCTTCCTGTCGGAGAAGGAGGACTTCGCCCAGGCGGTCGTGGACGCCGGGCTGCGCTGGCTCGGCCCGCCGCCGTCGGCGATCGCCGCGATGGGCTCCAAGGTCGCGGCCAAGAAGATGATGGCCGCCGCCGGGGTCCCGGTGCTGCGCGAGCTCGGCGCCGAGGACGTCACCGAGGCGGACCTGCCGGTGCTCATCAAGGCCTCGGCAGGCGGCGGCGGACGCGGGATGCGCGTCGTGCGCACCCTGGCCGAGCTGCCGGGGAAGTGGCAGGCCGCGCAGGCCGAGGCGTCCTCGGCGTTCGGCGACGGGACGGTGTTCTGCGAGCAGTACATCGAGACCGGCCGGCACATCGAGGTGCAGATCCTGGCCGACGCGCACGGCACGGTGTGGGCCGCGGGGGAGCGGGAGTGCTCGATCCAGCGGCGGCACCAGAAGGTGGTGGAGGAGGCGCCCTCGCCGTTCGTCCAGGCGCATCCGGAGCTGCGCGAGAAGCTGTTCGCGGCGGCGCGGGACGCGGCCGCGGTGATCGGGTACGTCGGCGCCGGGACCGTGGAGTTCCTGGTGGCGCCCGACGGGTCGTTCGCGTTCCTGGAGATGAACACGCGGCTACAGGTGGAGCATCCGGTCACCGAGCTCACCACAGGGCTGGATCTTGTTGCCTGGCAACTGCGGATCGCCGCGGGGGAGGCGTTGCCGGAGTCTGGCGACTCCGGTGAGTCCGGCGAACCCGGCACGCGCGGCTCGGCGATCGAGGTCCGGCTGTACGCCGAGGACCCGGCCAAGGACTGGCAGCCGGCTTCGGGGACGCTGCACACGTTCGGAGTGCCGGGCGTCGGCTGCGAGTTCGAGCTCCCGGCCGGGCGCGACGAGCCGTTCCTGCGGTTGGACTCCGGCGTCGAGTCGGGGTCGGTGGTCGGTGTGTACTACGACCCGATGCTGGCCAAGGTGATCGCGTGGGCACCGCGGCGTGAGGAGGCGGCTCGGCTGCTGGCCTCGGCGCTCGCGGGGGCCCGGATTCACGGGGTCGTGACCAACCGCGACCTGTTGGTCAATGTCCTGCGACACCCGGCGTTCCTGGCCGGTGACACGGATACGGCGTTCTTCGCCACCCACGGTCTGGACGCTCTGGCCGCGCCGCTGGCCTCGCCGGAGACCGAGCGGATCTCGGCGCTCGCCGGGGCGTTGGCGGTGGCCGCGGCGAACCGGGCCGGGGCGACGGTGTTGGGCGCTTTGCCGAGCGGGTGGCGGAACGTGCCCTCGCAGTACCAGCGACGGGTGCTGACCGTCGGCTCGTCCGAGTACGAGGTGCGCTATCGCTTCGGGCGCAACGGTTTGCTCGCCGAGGGGTACGACGGGGTCGCCGTGGTCTCGGCGACGCCCTCGGAGGTCGTGCTCGACATCAAGGGCCTGCGACGGACGTTCCGGATCGGTCGGCATCACCGGACTGTGGTCGTCGACTCCGCACTCGGTTCGGTGACGTTCACGGTGGTCCCGACGTTCACCGACCCCGCCGACGCGGTCGCCGCCGGCTCGTTGCTGGCCCCGATGCCGGGCTCGGTGGTGCGGCTCGGGTCGGCGGGGGTCGGCGACGCGGTCGAGGCCGGCCAGCCGATCCTGTGGCTGGAGGCGATGAAGATGGAGCACCAGGTGTCCGCCCCGGTCGCCGGTGTGCTGAGCGCGCTGCCGGTGTCGGTCGGAACCCAGGTGGATGTGGGGACCGTGTTGGCGGTCGTCGAACCGGTCGTTGAAACGGTTGCGGAAGGTGGAGCGGCATGA
- a CDS encoding acyl-CoA carboxylase subunit beta: MRAKLAEIEAEHAKALIGGGEKYVARHHDRGKLLARERIELLLDPDSPFLELCPLAGWGSEFTVGAALVTGIGVVEGVECLIVANDPTVRGGATNPWTLRKSFRAHEVAEQNRLPVIALVESGGADLPTQKEVFIPGGRTFRDITRASAAGIPTIAIVFGNSTAGGAYIPGMSDHVVMIKERSKVFLGGPPLVRMATGEESDDESLGGAEMHARTSGLADYLAADEHDAIRIGRRIVSRLNWRKQGPEPRGQVLPPLFAEEDLLGIVPPDLKTPFDPREVIARVVDGSDFDEFKPLYGSSLATGWAEIHGYPVGILANTRGVLFSEEAQKATQFIQLANRYDTPLLFLHNTTGYMVGKEYEQKGIIKHGAQMINAVSNSTVPHISILMGASYGAGHYGMCGRAYDPRFLFAWPSAKSAVMGPAQLAGVISLVMRGSAAAKGQPFDEAADAQMRELVEAQIEAESLPLFLSGRVYDDGVIDPRDTRTIVGFALSVIANAPVRGTDKFGVFRL; encoded by the coding sequence ATGCGCGCCAAGCTCGCCGAGATCGAGGCCGAGCATGCCAAGGCCCTGATCGGCGGCGGCGAGAAGTACGTCGCGCGCCACCACGACCGCGGCAAGCTGCTGGCCCGCGAGCGCATCGAACTGCTGCTCGACCCCGACTCCCCGTTCCTGGAGCTGTGCCCGCTGGCCGGTTGGGGCAGCGAGTTCACCGTCGGCGCGGCGCTGGTCACCGGCATCGGCGTGGTCGAGGGCGTCGAGTGCCTGATCGTCGCCAACGACCCGACCGTGCGCGGCGGCGCGACCAACCCCTGGACGCTGCGCAAGTCGTTCCGGGCGCACGAGGTGGCCGAGCAGAACCGGCTGCCGGTGATCGCGCTGGTCGAGTCCGGCGGTGCCGATCTGCCGACGCAGAAAGAGGTCTTCATCCCCGGCGGGCGCACCTTCCGCGACATCACGCGGGCCTCGGCGGCCGGCATCCCGACCATCGCCATCGTGTTCGGCAACTCCACCGCCGGCGGCGCGTACATCCCCGGCATGTCCGACCACGTGGTGATGATCAAGGAGCGGTCCAAGGTCTTCCTCGGCGGTCCGCCGCTGGTGAGGATGGCCACCGGCGAGGAGTCCGACGACGAGTCACTCGGCGGCGCCGAGATGCACGCCCGGACCTCCGGCCTGGCCGACTACCTCGCCGCCGACGAGCACGACGCGATCCGCATCGGCCGCCGCATCGTCAGCAGGCTGAACTGGCGCAAGCAGGGCCCTGAGCCGCGCGGCCAGGTGCTCCCGCCGCTGTTCGCCGAGGAGGACCTGCTCGGGATCGTGCCGCCGGACCTGAAGACCCCGTTCGACCCGCGCGAGGTGATCGCCCGCGTCGTCGACGGCTCGGACTTCGACGAGTTCAAGCCGCTGTACGGGTCCTCGCTCGCGACCGGCTGGGCCGAGATCCACGGCTACCCGGTCGGCATCCTGGCCAACACGCGCGGCGTGCTGTTCAGCGAGGAGGCGCAGAAGGCCACGCAGTTCATCCAACTGGCCAACCGCTACGACACCCCGCTGCTGTTCCTGCACAACACCACCGGCTACATGGTCGGCAAGGAGTACGAACAGAAGGGGATCATCAAGCACGGCGCCCAGATGATCAACGCGGTCTCGAACTCCACGGTCCCGCACATCTCGATCCTGATGGGCGCCTCCTACGGAGCCGGGCACTACGGCATGTGCGGCCGCGCCTACGACCCCCGCTTCCTGTTCGCCTGGCCGAGCGCGAAGTCCGCGGTCATGGGGCCGGCGCAGCTGGCCGGCGTCATCTCGCTGGTGATGCGCGGCTCGGCGGCGGCCAAGGGCCAGCCGTTCGACGAGGCCGCGGACGCCCAGATGCGCGAGCTGGTCGAGGCGCAGATCGAGGCGGAGTCCTTGCCGCTGTTCCTGTCCGGGCGGGTCTACGACGACGGCGTCATCGACCCGCGCGACACCCGGACCATCGTCGGGTTCGCTCTGTCCGTGATCGCCAACGCCCCGGTGCGGGGCACCGACAAATTCGGCGTGTTCCGTCTTTAG
- a CDS encoding acyl-CoA dehydrogenase family protein: MNRLSSPAWSTEERKALRATVRRFTEQEVLPNLEGWERAGELPRELSKKAGELGLLGVAHPVAAGGGGGDLIDAITVNEEMHYAGGSGGLFASLFTCGISTPHLVAANNSAQLERWVKPTLAGELIGALAVTEPGGGSDVARIQTTARRDGDHFVVNGAKTFITSGVRADYVVAAVRTGDSGAGGISLLVVEKGTPGFTVSRKLEKLGWLCSDTAELAFQDARVPVENLVGAENSGFFQLAEHFLSERVALAAQAYSHAQRCLDLAVDWTRNRETFGKPLIDRQLVQNTLTEMARKIDVARTYTHALIDRSIVGAAEESAQQDLIAEVCFAKNTAVETAEWVATQALQLFGGLGYMRESEVERHYRDVRILGIGGGATEVMNGLAARVLGFRS; this comes from the coding sequence GTGAACCGCCTGTCCTCTCCGGCCTGGTCGACCGAGGAACGCAAGGCCCTGAGAGCCACCGTCCGCAGGTTCACCGAGCAGGAGGTCCTGCCGAACCTGGAGGGCTGGGAGCGTGCCGGCGAGCTGCCGCGCGAGCTGTCCAAGAAGGCCGGCGAGCTGGGTTTGCTCGGCGTCGCACACCCGGTCGCGGCCGGGGGCGGTGGCGGTGATCTGATCGACGCCATCACCGTCAACGAGGAGATGCACTACGCCGGCGGCTCGGGCGGGCTGTTCGCATCCTTGTTCACCTGCGGCATATCCACGCCGCACCTGGTGGCCGCGAACAACTCGGCGCAGCTCGAGCGCTGGGTCAAGCCGACCCTGGCCGGGGAGCTGATCGGGGCGCTGGCCGTCACCGAACCCGGCGGTGGCAGCGACGTGGCCCGCATCCAGACCACGGCCCGCCGCGATGGCGACCACTTCGTGGTGAACGGTGCCAAGACCTTCATCACCTCCGGCGTGCGCGCCGACTACGTGGTGGCCGCTGTGCGTACCGGAGACTCCGGCGCCGGCGGGATCTCGTTGCTGGTCGTCGAGAAGGGCACGCCGGGCTTCACCGTCAGCCGCAAGCTGGAGAAGCTGGGATGGCTGTGCTCCGACACCGCTGAACTGGCGTTCCAGGATGCGCGGGTCCCGGTCGAGAACCTGGTCGGCGCCGAGAACAGCGGCTTCTTCCAGCTGGCCGAGCACTTCCTGTCCGAGCGCGTCGCCCTGGCCGCGCAGGCCTACTCCCATGCCCAGCGCTGCCTGGACCTGGCGGTGGACTGGACCCGGAACCGCGAGACGTTCGGCAAGCCGCTGATCGACCGGCAGCTGGTCCAGAACACGCTCACCGAGATGGCCCGCAAGATCGATGTGGCGCGCACCTACACCCATGCCCTGATCGACCGCTCCATCGTGGGAGCGGCAGAGGAAAGCGCACAGCAAGACCTGATCGCAGAAGTCTGCTTCGCCAAGAACACCGCGGTCGAGACCGCCGAGTGGGTGGCGACGCAGGCGCTCCAACTGTTCGGAGGCCTGGGCTACATGCGCGAATCAGAGGTCGAACGCCACTACCGCGACGTCCGCATCCTGGGCATCGGCGGCGGCGCGACCGAGGTGATGAACGGCCTGGCGGCCCGCGTGCTGGGCTTCCGCTCGTGA
- a CDS encoding acyclic terpene utilization AtuA family protein has translation MTAGNDTTHSLSQNPDILRIGNASGFYGDRFSAVREMLEGGELDVLTGDYLAELTMLILGRDRMKHPELGYAKTFLRQMEDALGLALERGVKIVANAGGLNPAGLADKLREVAQKLGLDAAIAHVEGDDLLPRAAELGFAGALTANAYLGGFGIAACLRAGADVVVTGRVTDASLVVGPAVAHFGWQHSDHDRLAGAVAAGHVIECGAQATGGNYAFFTEIADLRRPGFPIAELHADGSSVIAKHPGTGGAVSVGTVTAQLLYEITGHRYANPDVTTRLDTVTLTQQGPDRVGISGVVGEAPPPRLKVALNKLGGFRNEVEFVLTGLSIEAKADLAKEQLLAGLTSTPESLEWTLVRTDQPDADTEETASALLRCVVRDQNADTIGRAFTGAAVELALSGYPGFHVTAPPGAASPYGVYTAAYVDAAEVTHVAVLPNGERVTVLHPGLTREVDTEPDPVLPEQISAEETRLAPLGLVYGARSGDKGGDANVGVWARGDEAWRWLAHNLTVERFKVLLPETAELTVTRHVFPNLRAVNFVVEGVLGAGVASQARFDPQAKGLGEWLRARNADLPVSLLKGSEQ, from the coding sequence ATGACCGCGGGCAACGACACCACGCACAGCCTGTCGCAGAACCCGGACATCCTCCGGATCGGCAACGCCTCCGGCTTCTACGGCGACCGCTTCAGCGCCGTGCGCGAGATGCTCGAAGGCGGCGAGCTGGATGTGCTGACCGGCGACTACCTCGCCGAGCTGACCATGCTCATCCTGGGCCGGGACCGGATGAAGCACCCGGAGCTCGGCTACGCCAAGACCTTCCTGCGTCAGATGGAGGACGCCCTCGGACTGGCGCTGGAGCGCGGCGTCAAAATCGTCGCGAACGCCGGCGGGCTGAACCCGGCGGGATTGGCCGACAAGCTCCGCGAGGTCGCGCAGAAGCTGGGCCTGGACGCCGCGATCGCGCACGTCGAGGGCGACGATCTGCTGCCGCGCGCCGCAGAGCTCGGATTCGCCGGGGCGCTGACGGCCAACGCCTACCTCGGCGGCTTCGGCATCGCCGCGTGTCTGCGCGCCGGGGCCGATGTCGTGGTCACCGGACGCGTCACCGACGCCTCGCTGGTCGTCGGCCCGGCGGTCGCGCACTTCGGCTGGCAGCACTCCGACCACGACCGGCTGGCCGGCGCCGTCGCCGCCGGGCACGTCATCGAGTGCGGCGCGCAGGCCACCGGCGGCAACTACGCCTTCTTCACCGAGATCGCCGACCTGCGCCGGCCCGGCTTCCCGATCGCCGAGCTGCATGCCGACGGCTCCAGCGTCATCGCCAAGCACCCCGGTACCGGCGGCGCGGTCAGCGTCGGGACGGTCACCGCGCAGCTGCTGTACGAGATCACCGGGCACCGGTATGCGAACCCTGACGTCACCACGCGCCTGGATACCGTGACGCTGACCCAGCAGGGCCCCGACCGGGTCGGAATCAGCGGTGTCGTCGGCGAGGCTCCGCCGCCGCGGCTGAAGGTGGCGCTGAACAAGCTCGGCGGCTTCCGCAACGAGGTCGAGTTCGTCCTCACCGGCCTGTCGATCGAGGCCAAGGCGGACCTGGCCAAGGAGCAGCTGCTGGCCGGGCTGACGAGCACGCCGGAGTCGCTGGAATGGACCCTGGTCCGCACCGACCAGCCCGACGCCGATACCGAGGAGACCGCCAGCGCGCTGCTGCGCTGCGTCGTCCGGGACCAGAACGCCGACACCATCGGCCGCGCGTTCACCGGCGCCGCTGTGGAGCTCGCCCTGTCCGGGTACCCGGGCTTCCACGTCACGGCCCCGCCCGGCGCGGCCTCGCCGTACGGCGTCTATACCGCCGCCTACGTCGACGCCGCGGAGGTCACTCACGTCGCGGTATTGCCCAATGGCGAGCGCGTCACGGTTCTTCACCCAGGACTCACCCGGGAGGTAGACACAGAGCCGGATCCTGTTCTCCCAGAACAAATCTCTGCCGAGGAGACCCGCCTGGCCCCGCTCGGACTGGTCTACGGCGCGCGCAGCGGCGACAAGGGGGGAGATGCGAACGTCGGGGTCTGGGCCCGCGGTGACGAGGCCTGGCGCTGGCTCGCGCACAACCTCACCGTCGAGCGGTTCAAGGTCCTGCTGCCCGAGACCGCCGAGCTGACCGTCACCCGCCACGTGTTCCCCAACCTGCGGGCCGTGAACTTCGTCGTCGAGGGCGTCCTGGGCGCCGGCGTCGCCTCCCAGGCCCGCTTCGACCCGCAGGCCAAGGGCCTGGGCGAATGGCTGCGGGCCCGCAACGCCGACCTCCCCGTCTCCCTGCTGAAAGGAAGCGAGCAGTGA
- a CDS encoding TIGR03084 family metal-binding protein: MAVLDDLLEDLAAESGALDAVLAPLDAAAWRTPTPAGGWTVAHQIAHLAWTDRVAALAARDPDGFNAMLTRALQEDGATFVDQEAERGAQLEPAELLAAWRADRAELAAALAEVPPGGKLPWFGPPMGAATMATARLMETWAHGQDVVDALGVKREPTARLRNVAHLGVRTRDFAFVQRGLPVPDAEFRIELTAPDGSLWTWGPETAQERVSGPALDFCLLVAQRRHRDDLGVRAVGAQADQWLDIAQVFAGPSGPGRSKGQFA, from the coding sequence ATGGCAGTGCTCGACGATCTGCTCGAAGACCTGGCCGCCGAGAGCGGCGCACTGGACGCCGTGCTCGCCCCGCTCGACGCGGCCGCATGGCGCACCCCGACCCCGGCCGGTGGCTGGACTGTCGCGCACCAGATCGCGCACCTGGCCTGGACCGACCGCGTCGCGGCGCTGGCGGCCCGCGACCCCGACGGGTTCAACGCGATGCTGACGCGGGCGTTGCAAGAGGACGGCGCCACGTTCGTCGATCAGGAAGCCGAGCGGGGCGCGCAGCTGGAGCCGGCCGAGCTGCTCGCGGCCTGGCGCGCCGATCGGGCCGAATTGGCCGCGGCGCTCGCCGAGGTCCCGCCCGGCGGCAAGCTGCCCTGGTTCGGGCCGCCGATGGGGGCAGCGACCATGGCCACCGCCCGCCTCATGGAGACCTGGGCGCACGGGCAGGACGTCGTCGACGCGCTCGGCGTGAAGCGGGAGCCGACCGCACGGCTGCGGAACGTCGCTCACCTCGGCGTCCGGACCCGCGATTTCGCCTTCGTCCAGCGCGGGCTGCCGGTCCCGGACGCCGAGTTCCGTATCGAGCTCACCGCCCCCGACGGCAGCCTGTGGACCTGGGGCCCGGAGACGGCGCAGGAGCGCGTGAGCGGGCCGGCGCTCGACTTCTGTCTGCTGGTGGCCCAGCGCAGGCACCGTGACGACCTCGGCGTGCGGGCCGTGGGCGCTCAGGCTGACCAGTGGCTGGACATCGCGCAGGTGTTCGCCGGGCCGAGCGGGCCCGGCCGGAGCAAAGGACAGTTCGCATGA
- a CDS encoding serine hydrolase domain-containing protein, with amino-acid sequence MVSDLQGLVQSAVDNGSVPGAVALVARGDAVEVAAAGTAELGGRTPMARDSIFRIASLTKSVASALALLLIEQGRIGHDDPIATWLPELAHPKVVRTPDAPLDDVVPARRPITVADLLTSRAGWGFPDDFTWPAIGALFDKGSQQHGRDPQLVPAPDQWLKNLAEVPMVFQPGERWLYNTCSDILGALMARATDTPLPQLMAELVFEPLGMTDTGFAVPAEQIARFTSGYAPGEHGLDLVDPREGQWSTLPAFPSGAGGLVSTVDDYHAFARTLLPGATGLLSERSVREMTTDHLTAEQRAASRLFLEGQGWGSGGSVDIAPVEPWNVVGRYGWTGGTGTTAHVIPATGTVAVLMTQVAMTSPTPVPLQRDFWTYAARR; translated from the coding sequence ATGGTGAGCGACCTGCAAGGCCTCGTCCAGTCCGCGGTCGACAACGGCTCGGTCCCCGGCGCCGTCGCCCTTGTCGCCCGGGGCGACGCCGTGGAGGTCGCGGCAGCCGGCACCGCCGAACTCGGCGGCCGAACGCCCATGGCCCGCGACTCGATCTTCCGCATCGCCTCCCTCACCAAGTCGGTCGCCTCGGCCCTGGCGCTGCTGCTGATCGAGCAGGGACGCATCGGGCACGACGACCCCATCGCCACCTGGCTGCCCGAACTGGCGCACCCGAAGGTGGTGCGCACCCCCGACGCGCCGCTGGACGACGTGGTCCCGGCCCGCCGCCCGATCACCGTCGCGGACCTGCTGACCTCCCGCGCCGGCTGGGGCTTCCCCGACGATTTCACCTGGCCCGCCATCGGCGCGCTGTTCGACAAGGGCTCCCAGCAGCACGGCCGCGACCCGCAGCTGGTCCCGGCACCGGACCAGTGGCTGAAGAACCTCGCCGAAGTCCCCATGGTGTTCCAACCGGGCGAGCGCTGGCTGTACAACACCTGCAGCGACATCCTCGGCGCGCTCATGGCCCGCGCCACCGACACGCCGCTGCCGCAGCTGATGGCCGAGCTCGTCTTCGAGCCGCTGGGCATGACCGACACCGGCTTCGCAGTGCCCGCCGAGCAGATCGCCCGGTTCACGTCCGGCTACGCCCCCGGCGAGCACGGCCTGGACCTGGTCGACCCCCGCGAGGGCCAATGGAGCACCCTGCCGGCGTTCCCCTCGGGGGCCGGCGGCCTGGTGTCGACGGTCGACGACTACCACGCGTTCGCCCGCACCCTGCTGCCCGGCGCGACCGGACTGCTGTCCGAGCGGTCGGTGCGGGAGATGACCACAGACCACCTCACCGCCGAGCAGCGCGCGGCCTCACGCCTGTTCCTGGAGGGTCAGGGCTGGGGCTCGGGCGGCTCGGTGGACATCGCGCCGGTCGAGCCCTGGAACGTCGTCGGCCGCTACGGCTGGACCGGCGGCACCGGCACGACGGCCCACGTCATCCCGGCCACCGGCACCGTCGCGGTCCTCATGACCCAGGTGGCGATGACGAGCCCGACGCCGGTACCGCTACAGCGCGACTTCTGGACGTACGCGGCGCGTCGGTAG
- a CDS encoding metallopeptidase family protein, with amino-acid sequence MITVAPEQFEELVGEALDSIPEELGRHIRNVAVVVEPEAPYPGLLGLYEGVPLTGRGEWYSGVLPDRISIYRDQILKICDSYEDVVREVRTTVIHEVGHHFGIDDERLHELGW; translated from the coding sequence GTGATCACCGTCGCGCCCGAGCAGTTCGAGGAACTGGTCGGCGAAGCGCTGGACTCCATCCCGGAGGAGCTGGGACGGCACATCCGCAACGTCGCGGTCGTCGTCGAGCCCGAGGCGCCGTACCCGGGCCTGCTGGGCCTGTACGAAGGCGTGCCGCTGACCGGGCGCGGGGAGTGGTACTCCGGGGTGCTGCCGGACCGGATCAGTATCTACCGCGACCAGATCCTGAAGATCTGCGACAGCTACGAGGATGTCGTGCGCGAGGTGCGCACGACGGTGATTCACGAGGTGGGGCACCATTTCGGCATCGACGACGAGCGGTTGCACGAGCTCGGGTGGTGA